One Mycobacterium marseillense DNA window includes the following coding sequences:
- the car gene encoding carboxylic acid reductase, whose translation MSGDAKRTKVSSRGPISPARERVADRIRELTATDEQFRNAEPDLPLQQAARQPGLRLPQILELFVEGYAERPALGWRARTLSTDPATGRATTRLLPRFDTMTYRELWSNVRAIAGAWRHDAENPVSPGDFVATVGFASPEYLTLDLVCGYLGLVAVPLQHNSTAARLRPIVDEVEPSILAAGVGYLDLAVDAASGSPSLRRLVVFDYQPEVDEQREAVQRAQAKLAAAGAAVQIETLDDTIERGRALPPEPMYTGDTDERLAMVMYTSGSTGLPKGAMYTERMLCKVWTNELMPDFADTPVFNVNFMPLNHLGGRIPLSTAFQAGGTSYFVPESDLSTLFDDWNLVRPTEMGLVPRVAEMLYQRYQSAVDRFAAAGADPGSAETRARDELREQVLGGRIVTAFCGTAPLAAEMRTFVETCLDVHVLDGYGLTEVGMVTKDGRMNRPPVLDYKLIDVPELGYFHTDKPYPRGELLVKSLTATPGYFKRPDVTANAFDPDGYYRTGDVMAELEPDRLAYVDRRNNVLKLAQGEFVAVARLEAVFASAPLVRQIFVYGNSERPYLLAVVVPTADAAERFTGDPDGLKAALAESLRQSAQLAELQSYEVPVDFMVETEPFSEDNGLLSGVGKLLRPKLKQHYADRLEQLYTELAETRVTELRALREGADKHPVIFTLTRAAEALLGVAGGPPAPDTLFIELGGDSLSALTFSNLLRDIFDVDVPVGMITGPATDLGQLAQYVESERNSGSRRPTFAAVHGRDATEVRAAELTLDKFIDAEALAGAPRLPRAAGTPHTVLLTGANGYLGRFLALEWLERLAETGGKLISIIRATDTATAVKRLEAVFDSGDPQLLERFRTLAAEHLEVIVGDIGEPNLGLDQATWQRLAQSVDMIVHPAALVNHVLPYDQLFGPNVVGTAELIRLAITTRIKPVTYLSTVAVAMTVDPGDFAEDGDIRAVSAVRPIGDSYANGYANSKWAGEVLLREAHDLCGLPVTVFRSDMILAHSRYAGQLNVPDAFTRLIFSLLTTGIAPSSFYRPDEHGSRAVAHYDGLPADFVAEAVTTLGEQMAAEESGGYRSYDVMNPHDDGVSLDVFVDWLIAAGHDIRRIEDYGDWLGRFTTALRALPDKQRQHSVLPLLDAYREPETPLRGAPAPTDVFRHAVRTAKIGADEDIPHLSAGLIDKYVADLRLLGLV comes from the coding sequence ATGTCCGGTGATGCGAAGCGCACGAAAGTTAGCTCTAGAGGCCCGATCAGCCCGGCGCGCGAGCGCGTCGCCGACCGCATCCGCGAGTTGACGGCCACCGACGAACAGTTCCGCAACGCCGAACCCGATCTGCCGCTGCAGCAGGCGGCGCGCCAGCCGGGTCTTCGGCTGCCCCAGATCCTGGAGCTGTTCGTCGAGGGCTACGCCGAGCGGCCCGCGCTGGGCTGGCGCGCCAGGACACTGAGCACCGATCCCGCGACCGGGCGCGCCACCACGCGCCTGCTCCCCCGGTTCGACACCATGACCTACCGCGAACTGTGGTCCAACGTGCGCGCGATCGCGGGCGCGTGGCGGCACGACGCCGAGAACCCGGTGTCGCCCGGCGACTTCGTCGCGACCGTCGGCTTCGCCAGTCCGGAATACCTGACGCTTGATCTGGTCTGCGGCTACCTCGGTCTGGTTGCCGTTCCGCTGCAACACAACTCCACCGCCGCACGGCTGCGCCCGATCGTCGACGAGGTCGAGCCCTCGATACTGGCCGCCGGCGTCGGCTATCTCGACCTTGCCGTCGACGCGGCGTCGGGCAGCCCCTCGTTGCGGCGCCTCGTGGTCTTCGACTACCAGCCCGAGGTCGACGAGCAGCGCGAAGCGGTGCAGCGCGCCCAGGCGAAGCTGGCGGCCGCCGGCGCGGCGGTGCAGATCGAGACCCTCGACGACACCATCGAACGCGGCCGCGCGCTGCCGCCCGAACCCATGTACACCGGGGACACCGATGAGCGGCTGGCCATGGTCATGTACACCTCGGGCAGCACCGGATTACCCAAGGGCGCCATGTACACCGAGCGGATGCTGTGCAAGGTATGGACCAACGAGCTGATGCCCGACTTCGCGGACACGCCCGTGTTCAACGTCAACTTCATGCCGCTGAATCACCTCGGCGGCCGGATACCGCTGTCGACGGCGTTCCAGGCGGGCGGCACCAGTTATTTCGTGCCCGAAAGCGACCTGTCCACCTTGTTCGACGACTGGAACCTGGTGCGCCCCACCGAGATGGGCCTGGTGCCGCGGGTTGCGGAAATGCTCTACCAGCGCTACCAGAGCGCCGTCGATCGATTCGCCGCTGCCGGCGCCGACCCCGGCTCGGCCGAGACCCGGGCGCGGGATGAGCTGCGCGAGCAGGTTCTCGGCGGGCGCATCGTGACCGCTTTTTGCGGGACGGCGCCGCTGGCCGCGGAAATGCGGACCTTCGTCGAAACTTGTTTGGACGTCCACGTTCTCGACGGTTACGGACTGACCGAGGTCGGCATGGTGACCAAGGACGGGCGCATGAACCGTCCCCCGGTGCTGGACTACAAGCTCATCGACGTTCCCGAACTGGGCTATTTCCACACCGACAAGCCTTATCCGCGTGGCGAATTGCTGGTGAAGTCGTTGACCGCCACACCGGGATACTTCAAACGGCCGGACGTCACCGCCAACGCGTTCGACCCCGACGGCTACTACCGGACCGGCGATGTGATGGCCGAGCTGGAACCGGACCGGCTGGCCTATGTCGACCGCCGCAACAACGTGTTGAAGCTGGCGCAGGGCGAGTTCGTCGCCGTCGCGCGGCTGGAGGCCGTGTTCGCCAGCGCGCCGCTGGTCCGCCAGATCTTCGTCTACGGCAACAGCGAACGACCCTATCTGCTGGCCGTCGTCGTCCCGACGGCCGACGCCGCGGAGCGATTCACCGGAGATCCCGACGGCCTGAAGGCCGCCCTCGCCGAATCCCTGCGCCAGTCAGCACAACTCGCCGAGCTGCAGTCCTACGAGGTGCCCGTCGACTTCATGGTCGAGACCGAGCCGTTCAGCGAGGACAACGGCCTGCTCTCGGGCGTGGGTAAGCTGCTGCGTCCGAAGCTCAAGCAGCACTACGCCGACCGCCTCGAACAGCTCTACACCGAGCTGGCCGAAACCCGTGTGACCGAGTTGCGCGCGCTGCGCGAGGGCGCGGACAAACACCCCGTGATCTTCACCCTCACCCGGGCCGCCGAGGCGCTACTGGGTGTGGCCGGCGGCCCGCCCGCCCCCGACACACTCTTCATCGAACTCGGCGGCGATTCCCTTTCGGCGCTGACCTTCTCCAACCTGCTGCGCGACATCTTCGACGTCGACGTGCCCGTGGGAATGATCACCGGACCCGCGACCGACCTCGGTCAGCTCGCGCAATACGTTGAATCCGAGCGCAACTCGGGGTCGCGCCGGCCCACGTTCGCGGCGGTGCACGGGCGCGACGCCACCGAGGTCCGCGCCGCGGAGCTCACGTTGGACAAGTTCATCGACGCGGAGGCCTTGGCCGGCGCACCAAGGCTGCCGCGTGCGGCGGGCACTCCCCACACGGTCCTGCTGACCGGCGCCAACGGTTACCTCGGCCGCTTCCTGGCCCTCGAATGGCTCGAGCGTCTCGCCGAGACCGGCGGGAAGCTCATCTCCATCATCCGCGCGACCGACACCGCGACGGCCGTCAAACGGCTGGAGGCGGTCTTCGACAGCGGGGATCCACAGTTGCTGGAGCGATTCCGCACGCTGGCCGCCGAGCACCTGGAAGTGATCGTCGGCGACATCGGCGAGCCGAATCTCGGCCTGGACCAAGCGACTTGGCAGCGTCTCGCCCAGAGCGTGGATATGATCGTCCACCCGGCAGCGCTGGTCAACCACGTGCTGCCGTACGACCAACTCTTCGGTCCTAACGTCGTCGGCACCGCGGAGTTGATCCGCCTGGCGATCACGACGCGAATCAAGCCGGTCACCTACCTGTCGACCGTCGCAGTCGCCATGACGGTCGACCCCGGCGACTTCGCCGAAGACGGCGATATCCGCGCCGTCAGCGCGGTCCGCCCGATCGGCGACAGCTATGCGAACGGGTACGCGAACAGCAAGTGGGCCGGCGAGGTGTTGCTGCGCGAGGCGCACGACCTGTGCGGATTGCCGGTCACCGTCTTCCGGTCCGACATGATCCTCGCGCACAGCCGGTACGCCGGGCAGCTGAACGTGCCAGATGCGTTCACCCGCTTGATATTCAGCCTGCTCACCACCGGCATCGCGCCGTCCTCCTTCTACCGGCCCGACGAGCACGGAAGCCGGGCGGTGGCCCACTACGACGGGCTGCCCGCCGACTTCGTGGCCGAGGCGGTCACCACGCTCGGCGAGCAGATGGCGGCCGAGGAATCCGGCGGCTACCGCTCCTATGACGTGATGAACCCGCACGACGACGGCGTCTCCCTGGACGTGTTCGTCGACTGGCTGATCGCCGCCGGACACGACATCCGCCGCATCGAGGACTACGGCGACTGGCTCGGCCGCTTCACCACCGCGCTTCGCGCGTTGCCGGACAAGCAGCGCCAGCATTCGGTGCTGCCGTTGCTGGACGCCTACCGGGAACCCGAGACGCCGCTGCGTGGCGCTCCGGCGCCCACCGACGTCTTCCGCCACGCGGTACGGACGGCGAAAATCGGTGCGGACGAGGACATCCCGCACCTGTCGGCGGGGTTGATCGACAAGTATGTGGCGGATCTACGCCTGCTGGGGTTGGTGTAG
- a CDS encoding NADP-dependent oxidoreductase, translated as MTAAGARAVRFDRYGGREVLYVADIDMPTPGPGEVVVEVRAAGINPGEAGIRVGAMHEMFPATFPSGEGSDLAGVVTAVAPGVTEFAVGDEVLGFSLARSSHATHAAVPVGQLIRKPAQLGWAAAGSLYVAGVTAYAAVRAVAPQAGETVAVSAAAGGVGSLVVQLLALRGARVLGIAGPGNADWLEAHGVVPIAYGDGLGERLRDAAPDGIDAFIDLFGPDYLQLAVDLGVAPERINTIIAFQKAGEVGAKTEGSMDASTPEVLAEMAGLIVSGAIEFDVAATYPLDRVADAFAELEQRHTHGKIVLLPTDSQ; from the coding sequence ATGACCGCTGCAGGGGCGCGCGCCGTACGGTTCGACCGATACGGGGGACGTGAGGTGTTGTATGTCGCGGACATCGACATGCCCACACCCGGGCCGGGCGAGGTGGTCGTCGAAGTCCGCGCGGCCGGGATCAATCCCGGCGAGGCCGGCATCCGGGTCGGGGCGATGCACGAGATGTTCCCGGCCACCTTTCCTTCCGGTGAGGGCAGTGACCTCGCCGGCGTCGTGACCGCGGTGGCGCCCGGCGTCACCGAGTTTGCGGTCGGCGACGAGGTGCTGGGATTCAGCCTGGCCCGGTCCAGCCACGCGACCCACGCCGCCGTCCCGGTGGGTCAATTGATCCGCAAACCCGCCCAACTCGGTTGGGCGGCAGCGGGTTCGCTCTACGTGGCCGGCGTGACGGCGTACGCGGCCGTGCGCGCGGTGGCGCCGCAGGCGGGTGAAACGGTTGCCGTATCGGCCGCCGCGGGCGGAGTGGGCAGTCTGGTGGTGCAGCTTCTGGCGCTCCGCGGGGCGCGCGTGCTGGGCATCGCCGGCCCCGGCAACGCCGACTGGCTGGAGGCGCACGGCGTCGTCCCGATCGCCTACGGTGACGGGCTCGGCGAGCGGCTGCGCGACGCGGCGCCCGACGGCATCGACGCTTTCATCGACCTGTTCGGTCCGGACTACCTCCAGCTCGCCGTGGACCTCGGCGTGGCGCCGGAGAGGATCAACACCATCATCGCCTTCCAAAAAGCGGGCGAGGTGGGCGCCAAGACCGAGGGCAGCATGGACGCCTCGACACCCGAGGTGCTCGCCGAGATGGCCGGCCTGATCGTGTCCGGCGCCATCGAGTTCGACGTCGCCGCGACCTATCCACTGGACCGGGTCGCCGACGCCTTTGCCGAACTCGAGCAACGGCACACCCACGGGAAAATCGTTCTGCTGCCTACCGACTCACAATGA
- a CDS encoding NRAMP family divalent metal transporter, with protein MTSIHTGGGRRGPGSGHAAAAAESPPAEAQAPTVLDTAHVGDIVGAFGRIARDGADGSGATTSGRWRRLKTLAVITGPGLIVMVGDNDAGGVATYAQAGQDYGMGLLWALVLMIPVLYVNQEMVLRLGAVARVGHARLIFERFGKFWGAFSVGDLLVLNALTIVTEFIGVSLALGFLGCPKIVAVPTAAVLLFAVVAGGSFRRWERLMFLLIAVNVLIIPMVLLVHPAPKATAAGLIPQFPGGLNSTVLLLVVAIVGTTVAPWQLFFQQSNVVDKRITARWIPYGRADLVIGIVVVMVGATALMAVTAFGMAGTAEAGHFTDAGAVAAGLSRHLGGTVGALFAIILLDASLIGANAVGLATTYAVGDAMGKRHSLHWKISEAPVFYGGYAVLLAVSAAVSFSPDHVLGLVTQGVQALAGVLLPSATVFLVLLCNDRAVLGPWVNTVRQNIVAWTIVWCLVLLSLALTATTFFPDLSTATIETGLAAGAAIGIAGGAVMIIVGRRHRNLADAEAIVRTLGGGLDPEQVDELDDAASLTRAERRAVRRQDRAGWQTPNLALLERPAISPMRRAGLFTLRGYLVLAVAFVIIKIVQAGVVVPVSSL; from the coding sequence ATGACGTCGATCCACACCGGTGGCGGCCGCCGCGGCCCGGGTTCCGGCCACGCGGCCGCCGCCGCGGAAAGCCCGCCCGCCGAGGCGCAGGCACCGACCGTGCTCGACACCGCGCACGTCGGCGACATCGTCGGCGCGTTCGGTCGAATCGCGCGCGACGGCGCCGACGGCAGCGGCGCGACCACCAGCGGCCGCTGGCGTCGCCTGAAGACACTGGCGGTCATCACCGGTCCCGGCCTGATCGTCATGGTCGGCGACAACGACGCCGGTGGCGTCGCCACCTACGCCCAGGCCGGCCAGGACTACGGGATGGGCCTGCTGTGGGCGCTGGTGCTGATGATTCCGGTGCTGTACGTGAACCAGGAAATGGTGCTGCGGCTGGGCGCCGTCGCCCGCGTCGGTCACGCGCGGTTGATCTTCGAGCGCTTCGGCAAGTTCTGGGGCGCGTTCAGCGTCGGTGATCTGCTGGTTTTGAACGCCTTGACGATCGTCACCGAATTCATCGGTGTGTCGCTGGCTCTCGGCTTCTTGGGCTGCCCGAAGATCGTCGCCGTCCCGACCGCCGCGGTGCTGCTGTTCGCCGTCGTGGCCGGCGGTTCTTTTCGCCGCTGGGAGCGGCTGATGTTCTTGTTGATCGCGGTGAACGTGCTGATCATCCCGATGGTGCTGCTGGTGCATCCGGCCCCGAAAGCGACTGCGGCCGGGCTGATTCCGCAGTTCCCCGGAGGCCTGAACTCGACCGTGCTGCTGCTGGTGGTCGCGATCGTGGGGACGACGGTCGCGCCGTGGCAGCTGTTCTTCCAGCAGTCCAACGTGGTGGACAAGCGCATCACCGCGCGCTGGATCCCTTACGGGCGAGCCGATTTGGTGATCGGGATCGTCGTGGTCATGGTCGGTGCGACGGCGCTGATGGCGGTGACTGCGTTCGGGATGGCGGGCACCGCCGAGGCCGGGCACTTCACCGACGCGGGCGCGGTCGCCGCGGGGTTGTCTCGGCATCTCGGCGGCACGGTCGGGGCGCTATTCGCGATCATCCTGCTGGACGCGTCGCTGATCGGCGCCAACGCCGTCGGCCTGGCGACGACCTATGCCGTCGGTGACGCCATGGGCAAGCGGCACTCGTTGCACTGGAAGATCAGCGAGGCGCCGGTGTTCTACGGGGGCTACGCGGTGCTGCTTGCGGTGTCGGCGGCGGTTTCCTTCAGCCCCGACCACGTCCTGGGGCTGGTGACCCAAGGCGTGCAGGCGCTCGCCGGCGTCCTCCTTCCCTCGGCCACCGTCTTCCTGGTGTTGCTGTGCAACGACCGCGCGGTGCTGGGACCGTGGGTAAACACGGTGCGGCAGAACATCGTTGCCTGGACCATCGTGTGGTGCCTGGTGCTGCTGTCCCTGGCGCTGACGGCGACCACCTTCTTCCCGGACCTGTCCACCGCCACCATCGAGACCGGGCTCGCCGCCGGCGCCGCGATCGGCATCGCCGGCGGCGCGGTGATGATCATCGTCGGCCGGCGGCACCGCAACCTGGCCGACGCGGAAGCCATCGTGCGCACGCTCGGAGGCGGGCTGGACCCGGAGCAGGTCGACGAACTGGACGACGCCGCATCGCTCACCCGTGCCGAACGGCGGGCCGTGCGCCGCCAGGACCGGGCCGGCTGGCAGACCCCGAACCTGGCCCTGCTCGAGCGGCCGGCGATATCGCCGATGCGCCGGGCGGGATTGTTCACCCTGCGCGGCTACCTCGTGCTGGCCGTCGCGTTCGTCATCATCAAAATCGTGCAGGCCGGGGTCGTCGTGCCGGTCTCGTCATTGTGA
- a CDS encoding O-methyltransferase: MATTLQDPKVSSTLDRMYAESRNQMSLLRERSGTFNQPMTAQERAEAMSEFYIPVTPEAGRLLYSLVRATRPATVVEFGMSFGISAVHLAAAVRDNGSGRVVTTELSAPKIAAAKQTFAETGLDDVITILEGDALTTLQGLDGAVDFLLLDGWKDLYLPVIELLEPRLSTGALVIADNASSADMAPYLDRVRDQANGYVSFNFQVRDSDSMEISCRTGN, from the coding sequence ATGGCCACAACGCTGCAGGATCCCAAGGTCTCATCGACGCTCGACCGCATGTACGCCGAGTCGAGAAACCAGATGTCGCTGTTGCGCGAGCGGAGTGGCACCTTCAATCAGCCGATGACCGCCCAGGAGCGGGCCGAGGCGATGAGCGAGTTCTACATCCCGGTGACGCCCGAGGCCGGCCGGCTGCTGTATTCACTGGTGCGCGCCACCCGCCCGGCGACTGTCGTCGAATTCGGGATGTCGTTCGGCATTTCCGCCGTTCACCTGGCCGCCGCGGTGCGCGACAACGGGAGCGGCCGGGTCGTGACCACCGAGCTCAGTGCGCCCAAGATCGCCGCGGCCAAGCAGACGTTCGCCGAGACCGGCCTGGACGACGTGATCACGATCCTGGAGGGCGACGCCCTCACCACGCTGCAAGGCCTGGACGGGGCGGTCGATTTCCTGCTGCTCGACGGTTGGAAAGACCTGTACCTGCCCGTGATCGAGTTGCTCGAACCCCGGCTTTCCACGGGCGCGTTGGTTATCGCCGACAACGCCAGCTCGGCCGATATGGCGCCGTATCTCGACCGCGTACGCGACCAGGCCAACGGCTACGTCAGCTTCAACTTCCAGGTCCGCGACAGCGACAGCATGGAAATCAGCTGCCGCACGGGCAATTAG
- a CDS encoding acyltransferase family protein, translating to MRRVGRLAVWDRPERRSGIPALDGLRAIAVALVLIGHGGIPGVSGGFIGVDVFFVLSGFLITSLLLDELGRTGRIELTGFWIRRARRLLPALVLMVLTVAAARQLLPERSLTGLRDDAIAAFVWMANWRFVAQKTDYFTQGAPPSPLQHTWSLGVEEQYYFVWPLLLIAVTLALAARARRRFTRATVGGVRFATFLIASLGALASAALAIVTASDGTRDRIYFGTDTRAQALLVGAAAAALLVRDWPSMNRGWCMIRTRWGRRAARILPLLGLAGLAAATHYATGASGEFRHGLLIGVAVAAVLVIAPVALEQRGVVARALALPPLVWLGTISYGVYLWHWPIFLALNGERTGWSGLPLFTARCAATVVVAAASYWVLEQPIQRWRPARVPLLPLAAATVASAAAVTLLVVPVGTGPGLREVGLPPGVSAVAAVSPSPPAESRPRDPNRPFTVSVFGDSIGWTWMHYLPPTPGFAFLDHTVIGCSLVRGTPYRYVGQTLEQRSECDGWPIRWARQVSQDQPDVALLIIGRWETVDRVNEGQWTHIGDPTFDAYLNGELERALTIAGSTGVRVVVATVPYSRGGEKPDGRLYPEDQPDRVNLWNTMLRKTVSHHPGVAILDLNKKLCPDGVYTAKVDGIKVRSDGVHLTPEGVKWLTPWLEESLR from the coding sequence GTGCGCCGGGTCGGACGGCTGGCGGTCTGGGACCGGCCGGAGCGGCGCAGCGGAATCCCGGCGCTCGACGGCCTGCGCGCGATCGCCGTCGCACTGGTGCTCATCGGGCACGGCGGCATCCCCGGTGTCAGCGGCGGATTCATCGGCGTCGACGTCTTCTTCGTCCTGTCCGGATTCCTCATCACCTCGCTGCTGCTCGACGAGCTGGGCCGTACCGGCCGCATCGAACTCACCGGCTTCTGGATCCGGCGCGCGCGCCGGCTGCTGCCGGCGCTGGTGTTGATGGTGCTGACCGTGGCCGCGGCCCGGCAGCTGCTGCCCGAGCGGTCGCTCACCGGCCTGCGCGACGACGCCATCGCGGCGTTCGTGTGGATGGCCAACTGGCGGTTCGTCGCCCAGAAAACCGACTACTTCACCCAGGGCGCACCGCCGTCGCCGCTGCAGCACACCTGGTCGCTCGGGGTGGAGGAGCAGTACTACTTCGTCTGGCCGCTGCTGCTGATCGCGGTCACACTGGCGCTGGCCGCGCGCGCGAGGCGGCGGTTCACCCGAGCCACCGTCGGGGGCGTGCGCTTCGCGACATTTCTCATCGCCTCCCTCGGGGCCCTGGCGTCCGCGGCGCTCGCCATCGTCACCGCCTCCGACGGCACCCGCGACCGGATCTACTTCGGCACCGACACCCGCGCGCAGGCCCTCCTGGTCGGCGCCGCGGCCGCCGCCCTGCTGGTGCGGGACTGGCCGTCGATGAACCGCGGCTGGTGCATGATCCGCACGCGGTGGGGACGGCGCGCCGCCCGGATCTTGCCGCTGCTGGGTTTGGCGGGCCTGGCGGCCGCGACCCACTACGCCACCGGTGCCAGCGGCGAATTCCGCCACGGCTTGCTGATCGGCGTCGCGGTCGCGGCCGTCCTCGTCATCGCCCCGGTCGCCCTGGAGCAGCGCGGCGTCGTCGCCCGCGCGCTCGCGTTGCCGCCGTTGGTGTGGCTCGGGACCATCTCCTACGGCGTCTACCTGTGGCACTGGCCGATCTTCTTGGCACTCAACGGCGAACGCACCGGGTGGTCCGGGCTGCCGTTGTTCACCGCGCGGTGCGCCGCCACGGTGGTGGTGGCCGCGGCGTCGTATTGGGTGCTCGAGCAGCCGATCCAGCGCTGGCGCCCGGCGCGGGTGCCGCTGCTGCCGCTGGCGGCGGCGACCGTGGCCAGCGCCGCGGCGGTGACATTGTTGGTGGTCCCGGTGGGAACCGGGCCGGGGCTGCGCGAGGTGGGTCTGCCGCCCGGCGTCTCGGCGGTCGCGGCGGTCTCGCCGTCGCCGCCGGCGGAAAGCCGGCCGCGGGATCCCAATCGGCCGTTCACCGTCTCGGTGTTCGGTGACTCGATCGGGTGGACGTGGATGCATTACCTTCCGCCGACACCGGGATTCGCGTTCCTCGACCACACCGTCATCGGATGCAGCCTGGTGCGCGGCACCCCGTACCGGTATGTGGGCCAAACCCTGGAGCAGCGATCCGAATGCGACGGCTGGCCGATCCGATGGGCCAGGCAGGTCAGCCAGGACCAGCCCGATGTCGCGCTGCTGATCATCGGCCGCTGGGAAACCGTGGACCGCGTCAACGAGGGCCAGTGGACCCACATCGGCGACCCGACCTTCGACGCCTACCTCAACGGCGAGCTCGAGCGGGCGCTGACCATCGCCGGTTCCACCGGTGTGCGGGTGGTGGTCGCGACCGTGCCCTACAGCCGCGGCGGTGAAAAGCCGGACGGCCGGCTGTATCCCGAGGACCAGCCGGACCGGGTCAACCTGTGGAACACCATGTTGCGCAAGACCGTCAGCCACCACCCGGGCGTCGCGATCCTCGACCTGAACAAGAAGCTGTGTCCCGACGGGGTCTATACCGCCAAGGTCGACGGCATCAAGGTGCGCAGCGACGGCGTGCACCTGACCCCGGAAGGGGTGAAGTGGCTGACGCCGTGGCTCGAGGAATCGCTGCGGTAG
- a CDS encoding aldehyde dehydrogenase family protein, giving the protein MREYLKFYIDGQWVDPVRPNPFEVENPATEEVSGKISLGSAADVDVAVQAARRAFAGWSQSTREQRLDLLQAILAEYQKRADDLAQAVTEEIGAPPSLAAGPQVFLGIGHLTTAIDALKNFPFSEQKGETLIAKEPIGVCGLITPWNWPINQVAVKVYPALATGCTVVLKPSEVAPYSPYIFAEILAAAGVPAGVFNLVNGDGAGVGAALASHPDIDMVSFTGSTRAGIEVAKTAAPTVKRVTQELGGKSPNIVLDDGGFADGVRAGVANMMPNSGQSCNAPSRMLVPNSRMAEAITIAREVAEQVQVGSADDATAIGPVASRSQFEKVQRLIQQGIDEGATVVAGGPGRPAGLDTGYYVKPTVFAHVTNDMTIAREEIFGPVLCILGYDDIDQAVEIANDTEYGLAGYVSGADLDKAREVARRIRAGWVTINHAFDMNAPFGGYKRSGNGREWSDFGFHEYLEVKSTLGYAPSKA; this is encoded by the coding sequence ATGCGCGAATACCTGAAGTTCTACATCGACGGACAATGGGTCGACCCGGTGCGGCCCAACCCCTTCGAGGTGGAAAACCCGGCGACCGAGGAGGTTTCCGGAAAGATCTCGCTGGGGTCGGCGGCCGACGTCGACGTGGCGGTCCAAGCCGCTCGGCGCGCCTTCGCCGGCTGGTCGCAGAGCACCCGCGAACAGCGCCTGGACCTGTTGCAGGCCATCCTCGCCGAATACCAGAAGCGCGCGGACGATCTCGCCCAGGCGGTCACCGAGGAGATTGGCGCACCGCCCTCGCTGGCCGCGGGCCCGCAGGTTTTCCTCGGCATCGGCCACCTCACCACGGCCATCGACGCGCTGAAGAACTTCCCGTTTTCCGAACAAAAAGGGGAGACCCTCATCGCCAAGGAGCCGATCGGCGTCTGCGGTTTGATCACGCCGTGGAACTGGCCGATCAACCAGGTCGCGGTCAAGGTGTACCCGGCGCTGGCGACCGGCTGCACCGTGGTCCTGAAACCCTCTGAGGTCGCGCCGTATTCGCCCTACATCTTCGCCGAGATCCTGGCCGCCGCGGGCGTGCCGGCCGGGGTGTTCAACCTGGTCAACGGCGACGGCGCGGGCGTGGGCGCGGCCCTGGCGAGCCATCCCGACATCGACATGGTGTCGTTCACCGGGTCCACGCGCGCCGGCATCGAGGTCGCCAAGACCGCCGCCCCGACGGTGAAGCGGGTGACCCAGGAACTCGGCGGCAAGAGCCCCAACATCGTCCTCGACGACGGCGGATTCGCCGACGGCGTCCGCGCGGGGGTCGCCAACATGATGCCCAACTCCGGGCAGAGCTGTAACGCGCCGTCGCGCATGCTGGTGCCCAATTCACGGATGGCCGAGGCCATTACGATCGCGCGCGAGGTTGCGGAGCAAGTCCAGGTGGGCAGCGCCGACGACGCGACCGCGATCGGGCCGGTGGCGTCGAGGTCACAGTTCGAGAAGGTGCAGCGCCTGATCCAGCAGGGCATCGACGAGGGCGCGACCGTGGTCGCGGGCGGCCCGGGCCGCCCGGCGGGGCTGGACACGGGGTACTACGTCAAGCCGACCGTCTTCGCGCATGTCACCAACGACATGACGATCGCGCGCGAGGAGATCTTCGGGCCGGTGCTGTGCATCCTCGGCTACGACGACATCGACCAGGCCGTCGAGATCGCCAACGACACCGAGTACGGCCTCGCCGGCTATGTGTCCGGCGCCGACCTCGACAAGGCGCGCGAGGTCGCCCGCCGGATCCGCGCGGGATGGGTGACGATCAACCACGCGTTCGACATGAACGCGCCATTCGGCGGCTACAAGCGCAGCGGTAATGGCCGCGAGTGGAGCGACTTCGGCTTCCACGAGTACCTGGAGGTCAAGAGCACCCTCGGCTACGCGCCCAGCAAGGCCTGA